A part of Paraliobacillus zengyii genomic DNA contains:
- a CDS encoding TetR/AcrR family transcriptional regulator has protein sequence MNSEKKEIQRARMWRYFLDAATEMIEQDGMDHVTIRKIADRAGFTSSTAYNYFKDLSHLKFFASMRFTTDYINDLPDYLSKGENTIENWLYSWECFCKHSFERPEIYEIIFMEDLGGSVDDLLEDYYKIYKEDLIGLPEEIKPIVLELNFSKRSSLYLKDAVEEGFILEEDVDLLADTTLMIWKGMMNTVLNRRRRYTKEEAVQKTLSFVYDYVRRVVVTDKQKEINYTIR, from the coding sequence ATGAACAGTGAAAAGAAGGAAATACAACGAGCAAGGATGTGGCGTTATTTTCTTGATGCAGCAACGGAAATGATTGAGCAGGATGGAATGGACCATGTCACGATTCGCAAAATTGCAGATCGAGCTGGCTTCACAAGCTCTACTGCTTATAATTATTTTAAAGATCTTTCCCATTTAAAATTTTTTGCATCGATGCGTTTTACAACAGACTATATAAATGATTTACCAGATTATTTAAGTAAAGGTGAAAATACGATAGAGAACTGGTTATACTCATGGGAATGTTTTTGTAAGCATTCTTTTGAAAGACCGGAGATTTATGAAATTATTTTTATGGAAGATCTAGGTGGATCTGTGGATGACTTATTAGAAGATTATTACAAGATATACAAAGAAGATTTAATTGGGTTACCCGAAGAAATTAAACCAATTGTATTGGAATTAAATTTTTCTAAAAGAAGTAGCCTCTATTTAAAAGATGCTGTAGAAGAAGGATTTATTTTAGAGGAAGATGTTGATCTATTAGCTGATACAACATTGATGATTTGGAAGGGTATGATGAATACCGTGTTAAATCGACGCAGAAGGTATACCAAGGAAGAAGCTGTCCAAAAGACGCTTTCTTTTGTTTATGATTATGTCCGACGTGTCGTTGTAACAGATAAACAAAAAGAAATTAATTACACCATAAGATAA
- a CDS encoding cold-shock protein, which translates to MQEGTVKWFNADKGFGFIEIDGGEDVFVHFSAIQGEGFKSLDEGQKVTFETEEGQRGLQATNVNKA; encoded by the coding sequence ATGCAAGAAGGTACAGTAAAATGGTTTAACGCAGACAAAGGTTTTGGTTTCATCGAAATTGACGGAGGAGAAGACGTATTCGTTCATTTCTCAGCTATCCAAGGCGAAGGATTTAAATCACTTGACGAAGGTCAAAAAGTTACATTCGAAACTGAAGAAGGCCAACGCGGACTTCAAGCTACTAATGTAAACAAAGCGTAA